In Clostridium thermosuccinogenes, the genomic stretch CTTTACTTCTATCATGACCTCACCGTTAACATACCGGGGAATAATCTTTACATTATTTTTGAATATCTCCAAAGTCAATTTTTTTGTCTCTTTTTCACTTTGAATAGTCTGAGCAAAAACTCCTCCGTTTATCTCATCTTTGATGAGAAGTGTATTTTTGGTATCTTCTTCATTAAGGTAACCTATGGCTTTATCATCTTTAAAGACGACACTCCCTTTGATGTTAGGTATGTGCTCTCCATTGTTTTCTATAGAGCTTACTACCGGGATTATCGGTTCCATCCCCTCCTCGTAGATATCCACAATGAAACTCTTTATTGTGGCAGTAGGAAATTCCGGAATCGTATTTTTAATAGTTTTCAGCTCTGCAAGGAAGTATGAAACATTTTCAGAAGGCACATCTTTAGCTTGAAATACTTCTTTTGCCATCTTCTTATCGGATATATAGATAAACATGCTGAACCTTGTTTCCTGGTCCCGGGAAATAAAATCAATAATGGGCAGTATTCCCTCATCGGCAATTGAACGGCTGATGATGACTGTCTTGGCATGGCTCCAGTATAAACGCTCACTGGTCTGTTTCGCCAAGTCCCTTATCGCATCAAATATGGTATCCGCTTCGGTGGAGAGAATTCTGGTAGTCGTTTCAACATCCTGCCCTCCCGGCTGGATATCCAGAACTTCCACCGTGACCACATATTTTCCGGTCCCATCATCCTTATCAATGGCAGCACCGGTTACCAGGGTAAGCTTATCTATCTCACGATAATTCCAGCATCCCGCATTCATTACCATTAATACGAATACTATCAACAGGAAAGATATGCCCCTTATAAACCTCATATCTAACCTTCACCTGCCACCCTTCGATCTACGCAAAGGATTCCGGGGGCTCAGAAGCTGCGGGCGGAAATACATAAACCATAATGGCGCTCTGACCACAGTGTCTTTTACATCCTCCGGTCTTAGAGATCCCAGCCTTAACATATAGGGTATCCCAAAGGAACGCATACTAAAAAGGTAATGAACAGGCCCATAACTCCAAACGTGTAACCATACAACCCCAGAACAGCCGACAAGAATAGCAATATAAATCTTAGGGAAATAATAGGACCTTTTATTTTTGGAGTTATCAGGCCTGTTATTCCCGTAAGAGCT encodes the following:
- a CDS encoding Ger(x)C family spore germination protein → MRFIRGISFLLIVFVLMVMNAGCWNYREIDKLTLVTGAAIDKDDGTGKYVVTVEVLDIQPGGQDVETTTRILSTEADTIFDAIRDLAKQTSERLYWSHAKTVIISRSIADEGILPIIDFISRDQETRFSMFIYISDKKMAKEVFQAKDVPSENVSYFLAELKTIKNTIPEFPTATIKSFIVDIYEEGMEPIIPVVSSIENNGEHIPNIKGSVVFKDDKAIGYLNEEDTKNTLLIKDEINGGVFAQTIQSEKETKKLTLEIFKNNVKIIPRYVNGEVMIEVKIDTNLSIGEMMGDIKVSTEKEHLALKESIEKQIESRCEKTIKKVQKEYGSDIFGFGRAIKAKMPKVWKQIGSEWDERFKDLKVSVKSNVQIRNTALMREPIENIKR